In one window of Halomarina pelagica DNA:
- a CDS encoding nucleoside phosphorylase has protein sequence MSDADDVQYHIEAGPGDVAETVLLPGDTERVDKIVAGWDAAEEVASHREYRTVTGEYEGTPISVTSTGIGSPSAAIAVEELAAVGATTFVRVGSCGAIQPEMAIGDLVISSGGVRQEGTSAAYVRETYPAVADQEVVTALVAAAERLGYDYHVGLTASTDSFYAGQGRPGFGGYVSRAGTDLFEELRDANVKNFEMEASAIFTLANVYGLRAGAVCTVYANRTTGEFRVEGENRAAETASLAVHLLARMDAVKAEAGADRWHAGLSLE, from the coding sequence ATGAGCGACGCAGACGACGTGCAGTACCACATCGAGGCTGGACCGGGCGACGTCGCCGAGACGGTGCTCCTGCCGGGCGACACCGAGCGCGTGGACAAGATCGTCGCCGGCTGGGACGCCGCCGAGGAGGTCGCCTCACACCGCGAGTACCGCACCGTCACCGGCGAGTACGAGGGGACGCCGATCTCCGTCACGTCGACGGGGATCGGCAGTCCGTCGGCGGCCATCGCCGTCGAGGAACTCGCGGCGGTCGGCGCGACCACCTTCGTCAGGGTCGGTTCCTGCGGCGCGATCCAGCCGGAGATGGCGATCGGCGACCTCGTCATCTCCTCCGGCGGCGTCCGGCAGGAGGGGACGAGCGCGGCGTACGTCCGCGAGACGTACCCCGCGGTCGCGGACCAGGAGGTCGTGACGGCGCTCGTCGCGGCCGCCGAACGCCTCGGCTACGACTACCACGTCGGCCTCACCGCCTCGACGGACTCCTTCTACGCGGGACAGGGTCGCCCCGGTTTCGGGGGATACGTCTCCCGGGCGGGGACGGATCTGTTCGAGGAACTGCGCGACGCGAACGTGAAGAACTTCGAGATGGAGGCGAGCGCCATCTTCACGCTCGCGAACGTCTACGGCCTGCGCGCGGGGGCCGTGTGTACGGTCTACGCTAACCGCACCACCGGCGAGTTCCGCGTCGAGGGCGAGAACCGGGCCGCCGAGACCGCCTCCCTCGCGGTCCACCTTCTCGCGCGGATGGACGCCGTCAAGGCCGAGGCCGGGGCCGACCGCTGGCACGCCGGGCTCTCGCTTGAGTGA
- the gyrA gene encoding DNA gyrase subunit A has protein sequence MSADLPGEEPPAADRVSAVRVEEEMEQSYIDYAMSVIVGRALPDARDGLKPVQRRILYAMHEEGISSNAGHRKASNIVGDTMGSYHPHGDQSIYDALARMAQEFSLRYPLVDGQGNFGSVDGDPPAAMRYTEARMAPLAEEMLRDIEKDTVDFESNYDDRLQEPVVLPAAVPNLLLNGASGIAVGMSTNIPPHNLGEVIDGVVHLIDNPDCTVSDLMEFVQGPDFPTGANIVGRQGIYDAYQTGRGKLRVRAELEVDEEEGRIVVTELPYQENKARRIERIANDVNSGRIEGISDLRDESDREGIRVVIELKRGANADVVRNQLLEHHLERTFGVISLALVDGQPRVLNLKQLLEEYLKHRREVVRRRSEHLLAEAEDRAHILEGRLKALEHVDEVVGLVRNAEDRDGAKAALREAFEFSKAQAEHIVRMQLGSLTSMEAAELREEYEDVTAEIERLETILGDESELLGVIEEELLEVKAKYDDDRRTAIVEDTGSVTDEDLIPEEEMVVVLTEDDYVKRMPLSSFDPQHRGGKGIIGTRLKDGDRVSTVFQASTHDYLLCFTSAGQVYQLKTYELPEMGRTARGRSAVNVLSLDRDERVTAIVNTDDFDEDEFLTMVTRGGYIKRTPVGEFDNILSTGIRAVSLEAGDELVDVAVTDGESDVIVGTEGGMVIRFDETEARAMGRTARGVNAIKLTDRNVGSENLADRRDWEGDAVVGLVCATEADDRDLLTVTWHGYGKRTPLSAYRRQSRYGKGLIDIKTNARNGHVVALKTVSEDDDLVIMSEGGQIMRTHAREVSEQGRNTMGVRVMRLDDRDWVASVDVFDASTRADASE, from the coding sequence ATGAGCGCCGACCTCCCGGGCGAGGAGCCGCCGGCCGCGGATCGGGTGAGCGCCGTCCGCGTCGAGGAGGAGATGGAGCAGTCGTACATCGACTACGCGATGAGCGTCATCGTCGGTCGCGCGCTGCCCGACGCTCGCGACGGGCTGAAACCCGTCCAGCGGCGCATCCTCTACGCGATGCACGAGGAGGGGATCTCCTCGAACGCGGGCCACCGCAAGGCCTCGAACATCGTCGGGGACACGATGGGGAGCTACCACCCCCACGGCGACCAGTCGATCTACGACGCGCTCGCCCGCATGGCCCAGGAGTTCTCGCTCCGCTACCCGCTCGTCGACGGCCAGGGGAACTTCGGGAGCGTCGACGGCGACCCGCCGGCCGCCATGCGCTACACGGAGGCGCGGATGGCACCCCTCGCGGAGGAGATGCTCCGCGACATCGAGAAGGACACCGTCGACTTCGAGTCGAACTACGACGACCGCCTGCAGGAGCCGGTGGTCCTCCCGGCGGCGGTGCCGAACCTCCTGCTCAACGGCGCGTCGGGGATCGCCGTCGGGATGTCCACGAACATCCCGCCGCACAACCTCGGCGAGGTGATCGACGGCGTCGTCCACCTCATCGACAACCCCGACTGCACGGTGAGCGACCTCATGGAGTTCGTGCAGGGGCCGGACTTCCCGACGGGGGCGAATATCGTCGGCCGACAAGGCATCTACGACGCCTATCAGACCGGCCGCGGGAAGCTCCGCGTGCGCGCCGAACTGGAGGTCGACGAGGAGGAGGGCCGGATCGTCGTCACGGAACTCCCCTACCAGGAGAACAAGGCCCGGCGCATCGAGCGCATCGCGAACGACGTCAACAGCGGCCGCATCGAGGGTATCAGCGACCTGCGGGACGAGTCCGACCGCGAGGGGATCCGCGTCGTGATCGAGCTGAAGCGCGGCGCGAACGCCGACGTGGTGAGAAACCAGCTGCTCGAACACCACCTCGAACGGACGTTCGGCGTCATCTCGTTGGCGCTGGTCGACGGCCAGCCCCGTGTGCTGAACCTGAAGCAGTTGCTGGAGGAGTACCTGAAGCACCGTCGGGAGGTCGTCCGCCGGCGCAGCGAGCACCTGCTCGCGGAGGCTGAGGACCGCGCGCACATCCTCGAGGGTCGCCTGAAGGCCCTCGAACACGTCGACGAGGTGGTCGGCCTGGTGCGAAACGCGGAGGACCGCGACGGCGCGAAGGCCGCCCTGCGCGAGGCGTTCGAGTTCTCGAAGGCGCAGGCGGAGCACATCGTCCGGATGCAGCTCGGGAGCCTCACCTCGATGGAGGCGGCCGAGTTGCGCGAGGAGTACGAGGATGTCACTGCCGAGATCGAGCGCCTCGAGACCATCCTCGGCGACGAGTCCGAACTGCTCGGCGTCATCGAGGAGGAACTGCTCGAGGTGAAGGCGAAGTACGACGACGACCGGCGCACCGCGATCGTCGAGGACACCGGGAGCGTCACCGACGAGGACCTCATCCCCGAGGAGGAGATGGTCGTCGTGCTCACCGAGGACGACTACGTGAAGCGGATGCCCCTCTCCTCGTTCGACCCGCAGCACCGCGGCGGGAAGGGCATCATCGGCACCCGGCTGAAGGACGGCGACCGGGTGAGCACCGTCTTCCAGGCGAGCACGCACGACTACCTCCTCTGTTTCACCAGCGCGGGGCAGGTCTACCAGCTGAAGACCTACGAACTGCCCGAGATGGGTCGCACCGCCCGCGGTCGGTCGGCGGTCAACGTCCTCTCGCTCGACCGCGACGAGCGGGTGACGGCCATCGTCAACACCGACGACTTCGACGAGGACGAGTTCCTCACGATGGTCACCCGCGGCGGCTACATCAAGCGGACGCCGGTCGGCGAGTTCGACAACATCCTCTCGACGGGCATCCGCGCCGTCTCGCTCGAGGCGGGCGACGAACTCGTCGACGTGGCGGTCACCGACGGCGAGTCCGACGTGATCGTCGGCACGGAGGGCGGGATGGTCATCCGCTTCGACGAGACGGAGGCGCGGGCGATGGGCCGCACCGCGCGCGGCGTCAACGCCATCAAACTGACCGACCGGAACGTCGGGAGCGAGAACCTCGCCGACCGACGCGACTGGGAGGGCGACGCCGTCGTCGGCCTCGTCTGCGCGACGGAGGCCGACGACCGCGACCTGCTGACGGTGACCTGGCACGGGTACGGCAAGCGCACGCCGCTCTCGGCGTACCGCAGGCAGTCCCGGTACGGCAAGGGGCTCATCGACATCAAGACGAACGCGCGGAACGGCCACGTCGTCGCGCTGAAGACCGTGAGCGAGGACGACGACCTCGTCATCATGAGCGAGGGCGGGCAGATCATGCGGACGCACGCCCGAGAGGTGTCCGAGCAGGGCCGGAACACGATGGGGGTGCGGGTGATGCGCCTCGACGACCGCGACTGGGTCGCGAGCGTCGACGTGTTCGACGCATCGACCCGCGCCGACGCCTCCGAGTGA
- the cdd gene encoding cytidine deaminase has product MEATELVERAREALAAAYVPYSEYRVGAALETADGTVYTGCNVENANYSNSLHAEEVAVAEAVKNGHAEFARIAVSSGARDGVTPCGMCRQTLAEFSEDDLPVFCDEGDSIREYALGDLLPNTISLDTLEAARGRRS; this is encoded by the coding sequence ATGGAGGCGACCGAACTCGTCGAGCGCGCCCGCGAAGCCCTCGCGGCCGCCTACGTTCCGTACTCCGAGTACCGCGTCGGCGCGGCGCTCGAGACCGCCGACGGCACCGTCTACACCGGCTGTAACGTCGAGAACGCCAACTACTCGAACTCGCTACACGCCGAGGAGGTCGCCGTCGCGGAGGCGGTCAAGAACGGCCACGCCGAGTTCGCGCGTATCGCCGTCTCCTCGGGCGCGCGCGACGGCGTCACCCCCTGTGGGATGTGTCGCCAGACGCTCGCCGAGTTCAGCGAGGACGACCTCCCGGTATTCTGTGACGAGGGCGACTCGATCCGCGAGTACGCGCTCGGCGACCTCCTCCCGAACACGATCTCGCTCGACACGCTGGAGGCCGCCCGTGGGCGGCGCTCGTAG
- a CDS encoding DUF5793 family protein yields the protein MRRDYFTLDVDPGSEEGAKPVVDIEFIGPEGQFEDRLIDESGATLGSKQIDVSYRLRESEMVPEAIGVFAMTNRITGDYVFEVNVDGGTVLDLVHAAREYGKAADIDDGRYQIAISTGDRQLVSYDKSTFLVYDLDGELLRQHSLIPSGVEL from the coding sequence ATGAGGCGAGATTACTTCACCCTCGACGTCGACCCCGGCTCCGAGGAGGGCGCGAAGCCGGTGGTCGACATCGAGTTCATCGGTCCCGAGGGACAGTTCGAGGACCGTCTGATCGACGAGTCGGGCGCGACGCTCGGTTCGAAGCAGATCGACGTCTCCTATCGGCTCCGGGAGTCGGAGATGGTCCCCGAAGCGATCGGCGTCTTCGCCATGACAAATCGCATCACCGGCGACTACGTCTTCGAGGTGAACGTCGACGGCGGGACGGTCCTCGATCTCGTGCACGCCGCCCGCGAGTACGGGAAGGCGGCAGACATCGACGACGGCCGGTATCAGATCGCGATCTCGACCGGCGACCGACAGCTCGTCAGCTACGACAAGTCGACGTTCCTCGTCTACGACCTCGACGGCGAACTCCTCCGCCAGCACAGCCTCATCCCCAGCGGCGTCGAACTCTGA
- a CDS encoding phosphomannomutase: MELFGTAGIRGDVRDRVTPELALAVGRAVGREADELVVGRDGRETGAALAAAVEAGAESAGATVRRAGRVPTPALAFAARGRHGVQVTASHNPPTDNGLKLFVDGEEYDGEGEARIEARVGASDGPVPWDEWGDGGSVAPLPDYREAVVAYARERGPALDGLTIVVDCGNGMAALATPQVLRALGAHVVALNANVDGHFPGRPSKPTPETLTDLRRFVADRPAPVLGLAHDGDADRIVVVGRDGEVVHEDTVLAILAEHYVRASDAADPVVVTTPNASGRIDERVADAGGRTERVKLGALHEGIAAARAAGGDVVFAGEPWKHVHTAFGPWIDGVASAAVLSTLVADAAAADLTGGLAALRDPVTERPYRKVSVRCPDERKAGAMRLLEARLPTAFPEAAVETEYGVRLDFGGAWTLVRPSGTEPYVRVYAESEDVDALVDRVVDAVEGAVADAG; the protein is encoded by the coding sequence ATGGAACTGTTCGGAACCGCGGGGATCCGCGGCGACGTCCGCGATCGGGTGACCCCCGAACTCGCGCTCGCGGTGGGGCGCGCGGTCGGCCGGGAGGCGGACGAACTCGTCGTCGGGCGCGACGGCCGCGAGACGGGGGCCGCGCTGGCCGCCGCGGTCGAGGCCGGAGCCGAGAGCGCCGGGGCGACGGTCCGCCGGGCGGGGCGGGTGCCGACCCCGGCGCTCGCGTTCGCCGCGCGGGGCCGCCACGGCGTGCAGGTGACCGCGAGCCACAACCCGCCGACGGACAACGGACTGAAGCTGTTCGTCGACGGCGAGGAGTACGACGGCGAGGGGGAGGCGCGCATCGAGGCGCGCGTCGGGGCGAGCGACGGTCCCGTCCCGTGGGACGAGTGGGGCGACGGCGGGAGCGTCGCCCCCCTGCCGGACTACCGCGAGGCGGTCGTCGCGTACGCCCGCGAGCGCGGCCCCGCGCTCGACGGTCTGACGATCGTCGTCGACTGTGGAAACGGGATGGCCGCGCTCGCGACACCGCAGGTGCTCCGCGCGCTCGGGGCGCACGTCGTCGCGCTCAACGCGAACGTCGACGGTCACTTCCCGGGCCGGCCGAGCAAGCCGACGCCGGAGACGCTGACCGACCTCCGGCGGTTCGTCGCCGACCGCCCGGCCCCGGTCCTCGGCCTCGCCCACGACGGGGACGCGGACCGCATCGTCGTCGTCGGGCGCGACGGCGAGGTGGTCCACGAGGACACCGTCCTCGCGATCCTCGCCGAGCACTACGTCCGCGCGAGCGACGCGGCCGACCCGGTCGTCGTCACGACGCCGAACGCCTCCGGACGGATCGACGAGCGCGTCGCCGACGCGGGCGGCCGCACCGAGCGGGTGAAACTCGGCGCGCTCCACGAGGGCATCGCGGCCGCGCGCGCCGCGGGCGGCGACGTCGTCTTCGCGGGCGAACCGTGGAAGCACGTCCACACCGCGTTCGGCCCGTGGATCGACGGCGTCGCGAGCGCCGCGGTGCTATCGACGCTCGTCGCCGACGCGGCGGCGGCCGACCTGACGGGGGGGCTCGCCGCGCTCCGCGACCCCGTCACCGAGCGGCCGTACCGGAAGGTGAGCGTCCGGTGCCCCGACGAGCGCAAGGCGGGCGCGATGCGGCTGCTGGAGGCGCGCCTGCCGACGGCGTTCCCCGAGGCGGCCGTCGAGACGGAGTACGGCGTTCGCCTCGACTTCGGCGGCGCGTGGACGCTCGTCCGCCCGAGCGGCACCGAACCCTACGTCCGGGTCTACGCCGAGAGCGAGGACGTGGACGCGCTCGTCGATCGGGTCGTCGACGCCGTCGAGGGGGCCGTCGCCGACGCCGGGTGA
- a CDS encoding ABC transporter ATP-binding protein, translating to MTTAVHLDGITKRFPGVVANDAVDLSVERGTVHALLGENGAGKTTLMNVLYGLYRPDEGRVIVDGEPRTFDSPRDAIDAGVGMIHQHFMLVDPMTVAENVTLGNEPRKWFGLTVDRERAAREVADLGERYGFDVDPDARVEAVSVGVQQRVEILKALYRGADVLILDEPTAVLTPQEVEDLFSVFEELTEQGKTIVFITHKLGEAMHAADEITVLRDGRNVGTVAAEETDRESLAKLMVGREVLLDVEKRPRAPGETVLTVDGVSVADDRGVPAVADASFRVREGEVFGVAGVDGNGQSELVETITGLRRPDAGRILLGDEDVTDASRRERIEGRMAYIPEDRQERGLVMEFDLVENGLLGNQHREPYARGGRIDWERTRAHAEAVIETYDVRPPNPDANAGALSGGNQQKFIVGREFARDPRLVIATHPTRGVDIGSTEFIHERLLALREEGVAVLLVSSQLEEVQGLSDRLAVMHAGEIMDVVDPDTVTEEEIGLLMAGERPDAGETVRLDDGAGAGESSSVGADEADEAEGANEADGTSETDGAGHEATAGGGEGR from the coding sequence ATGACGACCGCCGTCCACCTCGACGGGATCACGAAGCGGTTCCCCGGCGTCGTCGCCAACGACGCCGTCGACCTCTCCGTCGAGCGCGGTACGGTCCACGCGCTCCTCGGGGAGAACGGAGCGGGCAAGACCACGCTGATGAACGTCCTCTACGGCCTCTACCGACCGGACGAGGGCCGAGTGATCGTCGACGGCGAGCCGCGAACGTTCGACTCCCCCCGTGACGCCATCGACGCCGGCGTCGGGATGATCCACCAGCACTTCATGCTCGTCGATCCGATGACCGTCGCCGAGAACGTCACCCTCGGGAACGAACCCCGCAAGTGGTTCGGGCTGACCGTCGACCGCGAGCGGGCCGCCCGCGAGGTCGCCGACCTCGGCGAGCGCTACGGCTTCGACGTGGACCCCGACGCGCGCGTCGAGGCGGTGAGCGTCGGCGTCCAGCAGCGCGTCGAGATCCTGAAGGCGCTGTACCGCGGCGCGGACGTGCTCATCCTCGACGAACCCACCGCCGTGCTCACGCCCCAGGAGGTCGAGGACCTCTTTTCGGTCTTCGAGGAACTCACCGAGCAGGGGAAGACGATCGTCTTCATCACCCACAAGCTCGGGGAGGCGATGCACGCCGCCGACGAGATCACCGTCCTCAGGGACGGCCGGAACGTCGGCACGGTCGCCGCCGAGGAGACGGATCGCGAATCGCTCGCGAAGCTGATGGTGGGCCGGGAGGTGCTCCTCGACGTGGAGAAGCGCCCCCGCGCCCCCGGGGAGACGGTTCTGACCGTCGACGGCGTCTCGGTCGCCGACGACCGCGGCGTGCCGGCCGTCGCCGACGCGTCGTTCCGCGTCCGCGAGGGCGAGGTGTTCGGCGTCGCCGGCGTGGACGGCAACGGCCAGTCCGAGCTGGTGGAGACGATCACCGGCCTGCGCCGCCCCGACGCGGGGCGCATCCTCCTCGGCGACGAGGACGTCACCGACGCGTCCCGACGCGAGCGCATCGAGGGGCGGATGGCCTACATCCCGGAGGACCGCCAGGAGCGCGGGCTCGTGATGGAGTTCGACCTCGTGGAGAACGGCCTGCTGGGTAACCAGCACCGAGAGCCGTACGCCCGCGGCGGACGCATCGACTGGGAGCGGACCCGTGCGCACGCGGAGGCGGTCATCGAGACGTACGACGTCCGCCCGCCGAACCCCGACGCGAACGCGGGGGCGCTCTCGGGCGGCAACCAGCAGAAGTTCATCGTCGGGCGGGAGTTCGCCCGCGATCCGCGGCTCGTGATCGCCACACATCCGACCCGCGGCGTGGACATCGGCTCGACCGAGTTCATCCACGAGCGACTGCTCGCGCTGCGCGAGGAGGGGGTCGCGGTCCTGCTGGTCTCCTCGCAACTGGAGGAGGTACAGGGCCTCTCCGACCGCCTCGCGGTGATGCACGCCGGCGAGATCATGGACGTGGTCGATCCCGACACGGTCACCGAGGAGGAGATCGGCCTGCTGATGGCGGGCGAGCGCCCCGACGCGGGCGAGACGGTCCGCCTGGACGACGGAGCGGGCGCGGGCGAATCCTCGTCCGTCGGCGCTGACGAGGCGGACGAGGCGGAGGGTGCGAACGAGGCGGACGGGACGAGCGAGACGGACGGGGCGGGTCACGAGGCGACGGCGGGCGGAGGTGAGGGCCGGTGA
- a CDS encoding ABC transporter permease has translation MSNETVASTGWRGISRAHIAGGGGLLLALFAIVGLLFPTSWAGVLLDIVTRTSTLASTLRLAVPIALAAVGGIFAEKSGVINIGLEGLLIVSAFTAIYGVDVTGSVWLGFLLGVAASVLLAAVFAVVCIEFRADQIIAGLAIWLVALGLAPFLSQVIYDQINTAQVATFTSLPRLIDSLGVPAVPELLRALGGIPFFGALFTASPTVYLMFLSVAVGWYVLNRTPFGRWVRASGENPKALDTVGVSVHRVRYAAVLLSGVFAGMGGASLALSLGQFTGGGQTMVNGKGFIAIVAYLFGNYNPVGALLSTMLFAGLEAVQIRLQSGGFGVPNPLVRLIPYVSVIVVLALVGRTKIPAAAGEHYESGED, from the coding sequence ATGAGTAACGAGACCGTCGCTTCGACCGGGTGGCGGGGGATCTCGCGAGCGCACATCGCCGGCGGCGGCGGCCTCCTGCTGGCGCTGTTTGCGATCGTCGGCCTCCTGTTTCCGACGTCGTGGGCCGGCGTCCTGCTCGACATCGTCACCCGGACGTCGACGCTGGCGTCGACGCTCCGGCTCGCCGTCCCCATCGCGCTCGCGGCGGTCGGCGGCATCTTCGCCGAGAAGAGCGGCGTCATCAACATCGGCCTGGAGGGATTGCTCATCGTCTCGGCGTTCACGGCCATCTACGGGGTCGACGTGACCGGGAGCGTCTGGCTCGGTTTCCTCCTCGGCGTCGCCGCGAGCGTCCTGCTCGCGGCGGTGTTCGCGGTCGTCTGCATCGAGTTCCGCGCCGATCAGATCATCGCGGGGCTCGCCATCTGGCTCGTCGCGCTCGGCCTCGCACCGTTCCTCTCGCAGGTGATCTACGACCAGATCAACACCGCACAGGTGGCGACGTTCACGTCGCTCCCGCGGCTGATCGACTCGCTCGGCGTCCCGGCGGTGCCGGAACTGCTCCGCGCGCTGGGCGGGATCCCGTTCTTCGGCGCGCTGTTCACCGCCTCGCCGACGGTGTATCTCATGTTCCTCTCGGTCGCCGTCGGCTGGTACGTGCTCAACCGCACGCCGTTCGGCCGGTGGGTGCGCGCGAGCGGCGAGAACCCGAAGGCGCTCGACACGGTGGGCGTGAGCGTCCACCGGGTTCGCTACGCCGCGGTGCTCCTCTCGGGGGTGTTCGCCGGGATGGGCGGGGCGAGCCTCGCGCTCAGCCTCGGCCAGTTCACCGGCGGCGGCCAGACGATGGTCAACGGCAAGGGATTCATCGCCATCGTCGCCTACCTGTTCGGCAACTACAACCCCGTCGGCGCGCTGCTCTCGACGATGCTGTTCGCGGGGCTCGAGGCCGTCCAGATCCGCCTGCAGTCGGGGGGGTTCGGCGTCCCCAACCCGCTCGTCCGACTCATCCCCTACGTGTCGGTCATCGTCGTGCTCGCGCTGGTCGGCCGCACGAAGATCCCCGCCGCGGCGGGCGAGCACTACGAGTCCGGCGAGGACTGA
- a CDS encoding ABC transporter permease yields the protein MSARDRVEAALERLVRASATERFLISAAALLLSMLVGTVIVLAAGRMTTCAPGTGVHYFGVGFCYDPARVYDRLFLGALGNPINPYFDPLHGQFAPPIQRGWSPLNPKVARTLAETTILVFTGLSVAVAFRAGIFNIGTQGQLIAGGLASVLAMLAVAPALSGLVGGAAGTFVATTLILLVGLLVGALFGGLYGAIPGILKAYADANEVITTIMLNFVASLLALYLVGNHFKDPEALATKTRDLPAFAGFADTLFGYSRFSIFALLVALALVGGIYYLLGHTAYGFDLRTSGIQPEAAEYGGVDAKRTIVSSMTLSGALGGVGGMVYAVMFFGYFQTPIPAYGFDGITVSILAGNNPLGVIPAAFLFGLLKSGTLAIQLDTALDVPVELVGILRGLIILFVAMPEFFRIVGQRVVDLDPARPVATDGGDRDGGASDE from the coding sequence GTGAGCGCGCGCGACCGCGTCGAGGCGGCCCTCGAACGACTCGTGCGGGCCTCTGCGACCGAACGGTTCCTCATCAGCGCCGCGGCGCTCCTGCTCTCGATGCTCGTCGGCACCGTCATCGTCCTCGCGGCGGGACGGATGACCACCTGCGCGCCCGGGACGGGCGTGCACTACTTCGGCGTCGGGTTCTGTTACGACCCCGCGCGGGTGTACGACCGCCTGTTCCTCGGGGCGCTCGGCAACCCCATCAACCCCTACTTCGACCCGCTACACGGGCAGTTCGCGCCGCCGATCCAGCGCGGGTGGAGCCCGCTCAATCCGAAGGTCGCGCGGACGCTCGCCGAGACGACGATCCTCGTGTTCACGGGGCTCTCGGTCGCGGTGGCGTTCCGCGCCGGCATCTTCAACATCGGGACGCAGGGGCAACTGATCGCCGGCGGTCTCGCCTCCGTCCTCGCGATGCTCGCCGTCGCGCCCGCCCTGTCGGGGCTGGTCGGCGGTGCCGCCGGGACGTTCGTCGCGACGACGCTGATCCTCCTGGTCGGTCTCCTCGTCGGGGCGCTGTTCGGCGGCCTCTACGGGGCGATCCCGGGGATCCTGAAGGCGTACGCCGACGCGAACGAGGTCATCACGACGATCATGCTGAACTTCGTCGCGTCGCTGCTGGCGCTCTACCTCGTCGGGAACCACTTCAAGGACCCCGAGGCACTGGCGACGAAGACGCGCGACCTCCCCGCGTTCGCCGGGTTCGCGGACACGCTGTTCGGCTACTCGCGGTTCTCGATCTTCGCGCTGCTCGTCGCGCTCGCGCTGGTCGGCGGGATCTACTACCTGCTCGGCCACACCGCGTACGGGTTCGACCTGCGGACGAGCGGCATCCAGCCGGAGGCGGCTGAGTACGGCGGCGTGGACGCCAAACGCACGATCGTCTCCAGCATGACCCTCTCGGGGGCGCTCGGCGGCGTGGGCGGCATGGTCTACGCCGTCATGTTCTTCGGGTACTTCCAGACGCCGATCCCCGCCTACGGGTTCGACGGCATCACCGTCTCCATCCTCGCGGGGAACAACCCGCTCGGCGTGATCCCGGCGGCGTTCCTGTTCGGCCTCCTCAAGAGCGGGACGCTCGCCATCCAGCTCGACACGGCGCTCGACGTGCCGGTCGAACTCGTCGGCATCCTCCGCGGGCTGATCATCCTGTTCGTGGCGATGCCGGAGTTCTTCCGAATCGTCGGCCAGCGGGTCGTCGATCTCGACCCGGCGAGGCCGGTCGCGACGGACGGCGGCGACCGCGACGGAGGTGCGTCCGATGAGTAA
- a CDS encoding BMP family ABC transporter substrate-binding protein translates to MERRDFLKGAGIVTAAGLAGCTGGPTEGGSGDGDGGGNGSGNGSNGTGGGSAEAAAQIAMVYATGGLGDGSFNDQAQQGVIEAKKKLNVAYEEGEPSSESDFSTFQRQYAQSTSPDFDLVCCIGYLQTDALKNTAPEFPDQKFMIVDSVVDAKNVASYVFKEQDGSYLAGQLAGLLTTTDFSAGAGKTNGDAKVGFVGGVEGSLIGRFEAGYEAGVKAANPDVEVLSNYVGSFNDPTGGKETALSQYNQGADIIYHASGNTGTGVFQAAQEQGRFAIGVDRDQSVTKENFADVILASMVKRVDTAVFTSIEAVVNGEFEGGQTTTLGLKDDGVELVYGQQLGGSISGEVKSRIQTAQEKIIDGTITVPTDPSKV, encoded by the coding sequence ATGGAGAGGCGTGATTTCCTCAAGGGTGCGGGTATCGTTACGGCGGCCGGTCTCGCCGGCTGTACCGGCGGGCCGACCGAGGGCGGCTCCGGAGACGGCGACGGCGGCGGAAACGGGAGCGGCAACGGTTCCAACGGGACCGGCGGCGGCTCCGCGGAGGCCGCGGCGCAGATCGCGATGGTGTACGCGACCGGCGGTCTCGGCGACGGGTCGTTCAACGACCAGGCCCAGCAGGGCGTCATCGAGGCGAAGAAGAAGCTGAACGTCGCGTACGAGGAGGGCGAACCGAGCAGCGAGTCGGACTTCTCGACGTTCCAGCGGCAGTACGCCCAGTCGACGAGCCCCGACTTCGACCTCGTCTGCTGCATCGGCTACCTCCAGACGGACGCGCTGAAGAACACCGCGCCGGAGTTCCCCGACCAGAAGTTCATGATCGTCGACAGCGTGGTCGACGCGAAGAACGTCGCGAGCTACGTCTTCAAGGAGCAGGACGGCTCGTACCTCGCGGGGCAACTCGCCGGTCTCCTCACCACGACGGACTTCTCGGCGGGCGCGGGGAAGACGAACGGCGACGCGAAGGTCGGCTTCGTCGGCGGCGTCGAGGGGTCGCTCATCGGTCGCTTCGAGGCCGGGTACGAGGCGGGCGTGAAGGCGGCCAACCCCGACGTCGAGGTGCTCTCGAACTACGTCGGCAGCTTCAACGACCCCACCGGCGGCAAGGAGACCGCCCTCTCCCAGTACAACCAGGGCGCGGACATCATCTACCACGCCTCCGGCAACACCGGGACGGGGGTCTTCCAGGCCGCCCAGGAGCAGGGGCGGTTCGCCATCGGCGTCGACCGCGACCAGTCGGTCACGAAGGAGAACTTCGCCGACGTCATCCTGGCGAGCATGGTCAAGCGCGTCGACACGGCCGTCTTCACCTCGATCGAGGCCGTCGTGAACGGCGAGTTCGAGGGCGGGCAGACGACGACGCTCGGCCTGAAGGACGACGGGGTCGAACTCGTCTACGGACAGCAACTCGGGGGGTCCATCTCGGGCGAGGTCAAGTCCCGGATCCAGACCGCCCAGGAGAAGATCATCGACGGGACGATCACGGTCCCAACCGACCCCTCGAAGGTCTAA